In the Schaalia hyovaginalis genome, TGACGACGGGCGTGTCCGCCGACCTGGCGATCGCCGGGGGAGTGTTCCTGCTCGTCGTCGTCCTCGTCGCAGCGGGGGACGCCCTCACGCAGATGACGGAGATCACCACGTGGATGGGGTCGTCCGTCGGCTCGGCCAGGACGATCGTCTCCCACGCATCCATGCACCCGCGCGCCGTCAAGCGCGACTCGACGGCGGGCGACGTCGTCACCGCGACGGATTCCGACGCCTCCGCATTGGGCAGGGCGACGTCCCTCATCCCCGAATTCGCGGCCTCGGCTGCGGCGACCGTCCTCGTCGCGGTCCTCATGCTGAGAACATCTCTCTCGCTCGGGCTCATCGTCCTCATCGGGATGCCGATCCTCGTCATCGGGCTCATGGCGCTCGGAGGGCCCCTCGAAGCCCGCCAGTCGGCGATGCGCGACGAGCAGGGGGAGCTGACGACGATCTCCACCGACGCCGTGCAGGGGCTGCGCATCCTGCGCGGGATCGGAGGGGAGGACTCGTATTCGAGCGCCTACCGGGCCCAATCGCAACGGGCGCGGGCCGCCGCGGTCAAGGTCGCCCCGACTGCCGCCCTTTTGGCGGCGACCCGCTCCGCAGTGCCCATGCTGTTCTCCGTCCTCGTCGTCGCCCAGGGGGCGATGCTCGTTTTCGACGGAGCGATGAGCGTCGGCCAGCTCCTCGCCTTCTACGGGTACATGACCTTCCTGCGCCATCCCCTGTGGATCCTCTCCGACTCGGTGGAGCACCTGACGCGCGCCTGGGTCGCGGTGAAGCGCGCTTCGACGATCCTCGCGATCCGCCCGATGACCCGCGACGAGGCCGGTTCCTCCGCCTCACCGCAGCGCGAAGACCATCCCTGGCTCGACTCCGATCCGATCGACTGGGCGAGTGCGGCGCTGGAGGACCCCCGAAGCGGGGTCGTCCTGCGCCCGGGGCTCACGACCGCGCTGCTCGCCCCGAGCGTGCAGATCGCCCGCGATGTCGCGCGCCGTCTCGCCCGCGTCAGCGATGACGAATCCTCCGCGATCCTGTCCGGCCCCGGGTTCCGCGTCCCTCTTGCGAGCCTGCCCGTGGACGAGGTGCGCAGACGCATCCTGCTCAGCGAGGAGACCCCGCAACTGTTCGCGGGCTCATTGCGCGAGAACCTCCTCGGAGCCGACGCGCCCCCGCCCGCCCGCCGCCCGCTGTCGGACACCATCTACCGGGAGGTCATCGCATCCGCTCCCGCGGGTGAAGAGGTCCTCCTGTCCGTGAGCCACGACCCCTCAGACGACGACCCCGCCCTTCTGGATGCGCTCACGGTTGCGGCGGCGTCCGATGTCCTCGCCTCCCTGCCCGGCGGGATGGACGGGCTGCTCGCGGAATCGGGGCGCAACGTGTCGGGCGGACAGCGTCAGCGCATCGCCCTCGCACGAGTGCTCGTGCACGACCCCGACATCGCCCTCCTCATCGAACCCACCTCGGCGCTCGACTCCCACACCGAGGCCATCATCGGGGAGCGCCTGGCGGAGGCGCGCGACAAGCGCACGACCCTCCTCATCACGGAATCGCCCCTGCTCCTCGAGCATGCGGACCGCATCATCATCCTCGACTCCGACGGCTGCGCCATCGCCTCGGGGAGCTCCGACGACCTCAGGGTCGTAGCGGAGGACGGCGCCCCCGGCGTCGCCCATGCGCTGGCGCTGCTGCGCAGACAGGAGGAGCGATGAGACTCCCCCTCGCCTCGCCCGCCCTCACCGGGAAGCGCCTCCTCGCCCTCGTCCGCTCCTACGCCGCACCGATGACGGCGATCGTCGGGCTGCAGCTGCTCGCCGCGCTCAGCGCCGTTAGCCTGCCGTGGATCGTCGGGGACATCGTCGACGCCATCGGCGCGGGGACGACGCGCCAGTGGGTGCTCGGGCGCATCGGCATAGCCCTCGTCCTCGTCGCGCTCAACTTCATCCTCGTGTGGCTCTCCGACTACAAGTCGCGCACCCTGGGGGAGCGGCTCTTCGCGATCCTGCGGGAGGACCTCGTCGACGCAGTCGTCCACCTGCCCCTGTCGACGGTCGAGTCCGCGGGCAGCGGCGACCTCATCGGGAGGACGACTCACGACATCGACCGAGTGCAGATGATGATCCGCAGGGGGCTGTCCGCGATCCTCGTCCTCGTGACGACGGTGCTCGTCACGCTCGTCGCAGCCGCCATCGTCTCGCCGCGCCTGGTGTGGGTGCTCATCGCGGAGATCCCCCTCGTCGTGCTCGTCGCGAAGTGGTACGTGCCGCGCACCATCCCCTCCTATCAGGCGTCCTCCGCCGTCGTCGCCGAGTTCTCCGGCGTCGCCTCGGAGACGGTCGCTCAGGCGGAAACGGTGGACGCCCTGCGCCTGGGGCCGACGCGGTGGGCCAAGTACGACTCCCTCCTCGCCCAGATGTGGCGCCTGGAGCGCTACGGCGCGTGGATGCGGGTCTTCCTGTTCGTCGGGATGGTCATCGTGACCCTCAGCCCGATCGCCCTCCTCATCGCATTGGGCGCCGTGGGCGTCCCCGCGGGCTGGGTGAGCGCTGGCGCCGTCACCACGATGGTCATGTACTGCTACCAGTTGCGCGTCCCTTTGTGGGAGGCGACCTTCTGGAGCGATGAACTCCAATTCGCCTACACCTCCCTGCAGCGAATCTTCGGCGTCGACCTCGTCGAGGCGGATCGCAGGGCGAGGGAGGGGGCGACGGGCGGCGGAGCCATCGTCGTCGACTCGGTGGGCTACGCCTACCGGGAGGGCGCGCCCGTCCTCCACGACGTGTCGCTGACTCTGCGCGAGGGCGAGACCCTCGCGATCGTGGGGCCGTCGGGTGCGGGCAAGTCGACTCTCGGACGCATGATCGCGGGCATCCACCCGCCCTCGTCGGGCACGGTGCGGGCGGGCGGCGTCGACCTCGTCGATCTTCCCGAGAAGGAGCTGCGCCGCACGGTCGTCCTCGTCACCCAGGAGCATCACGTCTTCGTCGGATCGATCGCGCAGAACCTGCGCCTGGCGGCGGCCGACGCGGATGACGATGCCCTGTGGGAGGCCCTGCGCGCGGTCGGCGCCGCCGATTGGGTGGCGAACGAGGGCGGCCTCGAGATGCGCGTCGGAGCAGGGGGCGTCCAATTGCCGCCCGCCCGCGCCCAGCAGATCGCGCTGGCGCGAATCATCCTCATGAACCCCTCGACTCTGGTCCTCGACGAGGCGACATCCCTGCTGGACTCCTCATCGGCGCGCAGCGTCGAGCAGTCCCTGGCTCGGGTCCTGCAGGGGAGGACCGTCGTCGCCATCGCCCACCGGCTCCACACGGCGCACGAGGCGGATCGGGTGGCCGTCATGGTCGATGGGCGGATCGCAGAACTGGGGACCCACGACGAGCTGCTCGCCCTCGGGGGCGAGTACGCGCGCCTGTGGAAGGCGTGGCGCGGCGGCGACTGAGGGCGACCCGGGGCGCCGACGGGGGAGTCACAGCCCCGCGTCGGGGTGCTCGGGGAAGACCGGGAGCACGCCCGGGATGTGGCTGTGCGCCGTGAGGGGATTCGTGGGGATCTCGTAGGCCCGATCGAGGAAGGGGCGGATCCGTTCGGCGAGGTCGTCGGGCCGCCCGTCGGAGACGAAGACGACGCGCGGGTGGAGCTTCGCGGACTCGACGAGGTCGAGGATCGGCCGCGAATCCTCCCACTCCGACTCGACCCAGTACACCGTCCAATCCGGGCCGAGCGCCCCGGTCGCCGAGACGACGAGACGGCGAACGCGGCAGCCGGGGGGCAGGGCGGTCACCACGTCCTCATCGAGGTCGATCATGAGATCGGGCCCCGATACGGCGGTGAGGCTCCCCTCGGGGATCTCGCGCGGATCTTCGGCCTTCGCGAGGCGCTTGGACGCGGAGATGTCCGGGCGCTCGGGCGGGTCGGCGAGCCGGAGCATCCAGTCCACGAACCGCCAGGTCATGAGCTCGGGGCGGACATCGAGCACCTCGGGCGCCACGGC is a window encoding:
- a CDS encoding ABC transporter transmembrane domain-containing protein, which codes for MRDPLARAAADAGIALPPLGPAPRHWIAPWKTLRGPAWPLPSVAPRFARELLRRRVPALLLGVAATTLGTVASALVPWAMGRALDTALTTGVSADLAIAGGVFLLVVVLVAAGDALTQMTEITTWMGSSVGSARTIVSHASMHPRAVKRDSTAGDVVTATDSDASALGRATSLIPEFAASAAATVLVAVLMLRTSLSLGLIVLIGMPILVIGLMALGGPLEARQSAMRDEQGELTTISTDAVQGLRILRGIGGEDSYSSAYRAQSQRARAAAVKVAPTAALLAATRSAVPMLFSVLVVAQGAMLVFDGAMSVGQLLAFYGYMTFLRHPLWILSDSVEHLTRAWVAVKRASTILAIRPMTRDEAGSSASPQREDHPWLDSDPIDWASAALEDPRSGVVLRPGLTTALLAPSVQIARDVARRLARVSDDESSAILSGPGFRVPLASLPVDEVRRRILLSEETPQLFAGSLRENLLGADAPPPARRPLSDTIYREVIASAPAGEEVLLSVSHDPSDDDPALLDALTVAAASDVLASLPGGMDGLLAESGRNVSGGQRQRIALARVLVHDPDIALLIEPTSALDSHTEAIIGERLAEARDKRTTLLITESPLLLEHADRIIILDSDGCAIASGSSDDLRVVAEDGAPGVAHALALLRRQEER
- a CDS encoding ABC transporter ATP-binding protein, encoding MRLPLASPALTGKRLLALVRSYAAPMTAIVGLQLLAALSAVSLPWIVGDIVDAIGAGTTRQWVLGRIGIALVLVALNFILVWLSDYKSRTLGERLFAILREDLVDAVVHLPLSTVESAGSGDLIGRTTHDIDRVQMMIRRGLSAILVLVTTVLVTLVAAAIVSPRLVWVLIAEIPLVVLVAKWYVPRTIPSYQASSAVVAEFSGVASETVAQAETVDALRLGPTRWAKYDSLLAQMWRLERYGAWMRVFLFVGMVIVTLSPIALLIALGAVGVPAGWVSAGAVTTMVMYCYQLRVPLWEATFWSDELQFAYTSLQRIFGVDLVEADRRAREGATGGGAIVVDSVGYAYREGAPVLHDVSLTLREGETLAIVGPSGAGKSTLGRMIAGIHPPSSGTVRAGGVDLVDLPEKELRRTVVLVTQEHHVFVGSIAQNLRLAAADADDDALWEALRAVGAADWVANEGGLEMRVGAGGVQLPPARAQQIALARIILMNPSTLVLDEATSLLDSSSARSVEQSLARVLQGRTVVAIAHRLHTAHEADRVAVMVDGRIAELGTHDELLALGGEYARLWKAWRGGD